The proteins below are encoded in one region of Prevotella melaninogenica ATCC 25845:
- a CDS encoding TonB-dependent receptor, producing the protein MDFTNRIIASIVFCGLSINGIAQTLTGCVVGKDDRKPIAYASVTLKENRLYTFTDEKGCFTIKNVPKGKCTAVISCLGYAEQTVVVTINTDGATLNVRLAEDNLQLDEVQVVAHRKKDEITTSYTIDRKTLDNQQIMTLGDIAQLLPGGKSVNPSLMNDSKLTLRSGSSERGNASFGTAIEVDGVRLNNNAMMGETAGVSTRGVSASNIESVEVVPGIASVEYGDLTNGVVKVKTRRGSSPFILEGSINQHTRQIALHKGLDLGKNTGLINFSLEHARSFSDAASPYTAYQRNVLSLHYMNVFMKKTQPLTLDIGLNGGVGGYDSKADPDRNLDSYYKVKDNNVGGNVRLDWLLNKSWITNLNFTAAFTYADKRSESYSNESSSSTQPYIHTLTEGYNIAEDYDKNPSANIILGPTGYWYLRVFGDSKPLTYSLKLKANWNKSFGKFRNRLLVGAEWTSSRNKGKGTHYEDMRYAPTWREYRFDVLPALNNMALYAEDKLSMAINTKQNVELTAGVREDITSIPGSEYGTVGSLSPRVNMRYMLRFGQESWVNSLSLHSGWGKSVKLPSFQVLYPSPSYRDMLAFSSTSDANNRSYYAYYTHPSKARYNADLKWQYANQWDLGVELRTKIADINLSFFHSKTFNPYMATNTYTPFTYKYTSPAKLQASGIATANRLFAIDPQTGIVTVSDASGAKAPVVLGYDERNTYVTNTKYVNADPLSRYGLEWIVDFKQIKALRTQVRVDGKYYHYKAQDETLFADVPVGLNTRQSDGRLYQYIGYYRGGAASSTNYTADASASNGSVSGQVDMNVTLTTHIPKIRLIVALRLESSLYTYSRATSSRGYVVNSGNEYFGEPYNGKTENQTVIVYPEYYSTWDAPETLVPFAEKLRWAATNDRGLYNDLAQLVVRTNYPYTLNPNKLSAFWSANLSVTKEIGKHVSISFYANNFFNTLAQVHSTQTGLETSLFGSGYVPSFYYGLSLRLKI; encoded by the coding sequence ATGGACTTCACGAATAGGATAATAGCGTCTATTGTATTTTGCGGACTAAGTATCAATGGAATTGCACAGACACTTACAGGTTGTGTTGTGGGAAAGGATGATCGTAAGCCTATAGCCTACGCATCAGTCACATTGAAGGAAAATCGCTTGTACACTTTTACGGACGAAAAAGGTTGTTTCACGATAAAAAACGTACCGAAAGGAAAGTGTACTGCAGTTATCTCCTGCCTTGGTTACGCAGAACAAACAGTAGTTGTCACCATTAATACTGATGGTGCCACGCTCAACGTGCGCCTTGCCGAAGACAACCTTCAACTCGATGAAGTACAGGTTGTTGCGCATCGAAAGAAAGACGAGATAACAACCTCTTACACCATTGACCGTAAGACATTAGACAATCAACAGATAATGACTTTGGGTGATATTGCCCAACTCCTGCCGGGTGGTAAGAGTGTGAACCCTTCTTTGATGAATGATAGCAAATTGACTTTGCGTAGCGGTTCGTCAGAGCGAGGCAATGCGTCGTTTGGTACAGCCATTGAAGTGGATGGTGTTCGTCTGAACAATAATGCTATGATGGGTGAAACAGCTGGTGTGAGCACACGGGGGGTAAGTGCTTCTAACATTGAAAGTGTGGAGGTAGTACCCGGTATTGCCTCTGTAGAATACGGCGACCTCACCAATGGTGTAGTAAAAGTGAAGACACGTAGAGGCAGTTCACCTTTCATCTTGGAAGGAAGTATCAACCAACACACCCGCCAGATAGCCCTTCACAAAGGCTTAGACTTGGGCAAGAATACAGGACTCATCAACTTCTCTCTTGAGCATGCACGCTCTTTCTCGGATGCAGCATCGCCTTACACTGCTTATCAGCGCAACGTTCTATCGTTGCACTATATGAATGTCTTTATGAAGAAGACACAGCCTCTGACCTTGGACATTGGGTTGAATGGCGGTGTGGGAGGCTATGATTCAAAGGCTGACCCAGACCGCAACTTGGACAGTTATTATAAGGTTAAGGACAATAATGTGGGTGGTAATGTGCGCCTTGACTGGTTATTGAACAAGTCATGGATAACCAATCTTAATTTTACAGCAGCCTTCACCTACGCTGACAAACGCTCAGAAAGCTACAGCAATGAAAGTAGTAGTTCTACACAACCCTATATACACACCTTGACGGAAGGATATAACATTGCAGAAGACTACGATAAGAACCCTTCTGCCAACATCATTCTTGGTCCTACAGGCTATTGGTATCTGCGTGTTTTTGGCGATTCCAAGCCATTAACCTATAGCTTGAAGCTAAAGGCTAATTGGAATAAATCATTCGGAAAGTTCCGCAACCGCTTACTTGTTGGTGCTGAATGGACAAGCAGTAGGAATAAGGGAAAGGGTACACACTACGAAGATATGCGCTATGCACCAACATGGCGTGAATATCGTTTTGATGTCCTACCCGCTTTGAACAACATGGCACTCTATGCCGAGGATAAGCTCTCAATGGCTATTAACACCAAACAGAATGTTGAACTGACAGCAGGTGTGCGTGAGGATATCACCTCTATTCCCGGCTCAGAGTATGGAACAGTGGGTAGTCTTTCACCACGTGTGAATATGCGCTATATGCTTCGCTTTGGACAAGAAAGTTGGGTGAACAGTCTTAGCTTGCATTCAGGATGGGGAAAGAGCGTGAAACTCCCAAGTTTCCAAGTACTCTACCCTTCTCCATCTTATCGTGATATGTTGGCATTCTCATCTACCAGTGATGCTAATAATCGTTCTTATTATGCCTATTACACTCACCCTTCAAAGGCACGATACAATGCTGACTTGAAATGGCAATATGCCAACCAGTGGGATTTAGGTGTGGAACTGAGAACAAAAATTGCGGACATCAACCTTTCATTCTTCCATAGTAAGACTTTCAATCCTTACATGGCAACAAACACTTACACACCTTTCACCTATAAGTACACATCACCTGCTAAACTTCAAGCGAGCGGTATTGCGACGGCTAATCGACTCTTTGCGATTGACCCACAGACAGGTATTGTGACGGTAAGTGATGCCAGCGGTGCGAAAGCCCCAGTCGTTCTCGGTTATGACGAACGTAACACCTACGTTACCAACACAAAATATGTGAATGCTGACCCATTGAGTCGCTATGGCTTAGAATGGATTGTAGACTTCAAACAGATTAAGGCGCTCCGCACACAGGTGCGTGTTGATGGTAAGTATTATCATTATAAGGCACAGGACGAAACCCTCTTTGCGGACGTACCTGTAGGACTTAACACACGTCAGTCAGACGGTAGACTCTATCAATATATTGGTTATTACCGTGGCGGTGCAGCCTCATCAACCAACTATACAGCTGATGCTTCTGCTTCAAATGGCTCTGTCAGTGGTCAAGTAGATATGAATGTCACACTAACGACACACATACCAAAGATTCGACTTATCGTAGCTTTGCGTCTGGAAAGTTCACTCTATACATATAGTAGAGCTACCAGCAGTCGAGGATATGTTGTGAATAGTGGCAATGAATACTTTGGTGAGCCGTATAATGGTAAGACAGAGAATCAGACGGTTATCGTCTATCCAGAGTATTACAGCACATGGGATGCACCAGAGACATTGGTTCCTTTTGCAGAGAAATTGCGTTGGGCAGCAACGAATGACAGAGGGTTATACAACGACTTAGCACAATTGGTTGTACGAACAAACTACCCGTACACGTTGAATCCGAATAAGTTGAGTGCGTTCTGGTCGGCTAACTTGAGTGTAACAAAGGAAATAGGCAAACACGTATCTATATCGTTTTATGCCAATAACTTCTTCAACACGCTTGCTCAGGTACACTCTACTCAGACAGGACTTGAGACAAGTCTCTTTGGTAGTGGATATGTTCCGAGCTTCTATTATGGACTTTCATTAAGATTAAAGATATAA
- a CDS encoding T9SS type A sorting domain-containing protein, producing the protein MKKISFIGLIALALSFIPLSGFAQTVQKKMITCLVLTETNGTTTEFALESFPVITIEGNNLVITHNGNQLTTALTGVQDYHFIEKTVTTSISSVPSNDPKNESNTPQFSFSNAEVSGLKAGAKVAIYNLNGTQISSVTADGEGRVALDFSSLPKGVYILRTPTKSFKFMNK; encoded by the coding sequence ATGAAGAAAATAAGTTTTATAGGGCTTATCGCTTTAGCACTGTCGTTCATTCCCCTTAGTGGCTTTGCACAGACAGTACAAAAGAAGATGATAACCTGCCTTGTCTTGACCGAGACGAATGGAACAACGACCGAGTTCGCTTTGGAGTCATTTCCTGTTATAACCATAGAGGGTAACAACCTTGTTATTACCCATAATGGGAATCAACTAACAACAGCCCTTACAGGCGTACAGGATTACCATTTTATTGAGAAGACGGTGACAACAAGCATTAGTAGTGTGCCTTCGAATGACCCAAAGAATGAATCTAACACACCTCAATTCTCATTCAGTAATGCAGAAGTAAGTGGATTGAAAGCAGGTGCAAAAGTGGCTATTTACAATCTTAATGGTACACAAATCAGCTCTGTAACAGCTGATGGTGAAGGACGAGTTGCCCTTGATTTCTCGTCTTTACCTAAGGGTGTCTACATCCTCCGTACACCTACCAAGAGCTTTAAGTTTATGAATAAGTAA